The stretch of DNA TTTTCTCTAAAGGTGCGCCTCCAGTTGTACAAACAAAATAACTATTAGTCCACAACGTAGGCAACCTTTGAGTTAAATGCGGGAATTCTTGTCTAAGATACCTCGAAGTTGCTCCTTTGAATCTTTTAACTGCTCGATGCACTCCATACTGTGGGTCTAGAGATATGGCTAGATGGACATGGTTCATTTCCCCTACTTCCATCTCTAGTATTTCGACTTTAATTTCTTTTGCTATTTGAGTTAAAAGTTCTTTTAGTGGTATTTGTATTTCCTCAGTTAGTACTGGACGGCGATATTTAGTAACCCAAACTACGTGGTAATTACAGCAAAATACTATATTTTTATTGGTTTTGTACTCAACCATTGTATTATACAGATGCTTGCTGTATAATCATACCATGCCTAATTACTTTGTTCGCAAACTAAAACTAGAAAAAACTCCACAACTAGATTCTTTGGCTCGTGCTGCTGGTGAATTATATTCTCGTACTTTAGTTTCCTTCTGGCGCACGGTACGTAAAAAAGATATCTGGTTGTCGGGTTACATCATGGAAAGATGGCACACATCTTCTTCTCTCCATGCTCATAGTTCGGATGCAGTAACTCAATCTTTCTATGGTTCGCTCAAGTCATGGAGGACTAGAAGAAAGACCGACCCTCATAGCAAACCCCCAAAGAGAAGGCGTTGGTACTTCAAGGTTACTTGGAAGAAGGCAGCTATTAAATTAAAAAACGGCAAGTTGTTTTTATCCAACGGTAGGGGTAATAAGTCTCTGGTAGTAGATTGGCGTTGGAAAAAACCTAAGACGGTTGAGTTGGGTTGGAATAAAGCATCGCAGTGCTATGAGCTTAGAGCTTGTTATTCCGACACAATACCCAATACTGGCGAAGCTAAAGGGGTTGCTGCTGCGGACTTAGGGGAAATTCACCCTATGGTAATCGCGGACGGAGTTAACACCGACATATTCAATGGGAGGTATTTACGCTCTGTTCGTCGCTATCAAAACAAAGTTAAAGGTAAATTAGCTAAATTAATCGATAAAAAGAAGCGAGGTAGCAAACGCAGGAAAAGACTGATTAGAAGTAAACAAAAACAACTAGCAAAATTCAACAATCAGATTAAAGATATCGAGCATAAACTAACTAGTCGTGCTGTTTCAATGCTGAAATTAAGGGGCATTCAAACACTAGTAATAGGAGATGTGCGAGATATAAGAGACGATTTGGACGATGGAAAAAAGAATAACCAGAAACTGCATCAATGGAGTTTCGGTTCTATCAGGCACAAGCTGGAATACAAGTGCGCGAGAGCAGGTATAAAGACGACTTTAATAACGGAAGAATACACAAGTCAAGAGTGCTTATGCTGTAGGACTAGAAACAAGCCCAAGAAACGTAACTACTTATGCAATAGCTGCCATGCAAAGTTTCACCGCGACCAAGTCGGCTCGAACAATATACGTGCAAAGTACCTGGGGGAAGTCCCAGTAGTTGGAATTATGGCTGTTCCCTCTGGAGTGCGTTACCATTCGCATCTTCAGTGTAACCTAAGCGAAGCAATTCTGTTAGGGAATCCCCTAGCTTCTAGCTATGGGGAGTAGTCAAAGCACGATGTTTTATTTTAATGAAGCGTAAATTTTGCTTTTAGCTACAGGGATTATCTTGCTTATAGCTACCAAAAGTTTTTAATCACTAAATATTTTTCGGAAATAAAAATAAACTAAAATAAAATCCCCTAAGCTTTAAAAATGCCAGGGGGTTTTAAAAAAGTAATCAAGAGAAACTGAATTTAATACTAGTTATTAAAAACATCTTTGATGCTATCAACAGTACGTTCAACAATATTTTTAGTATCGTCTACAGCTTTCTGAGTTCTAGCTGCATCTTCTTCTGCTCTTTGTTCAATTCGAGATGCATCTCTCTTAGCCTTGCGCTCAACAAAGCTACCATTATCTGTTGCATCATCGACCTTAGCTGCATTTTTCTTAGCAGTTTGCTCTACTTTATCTGCTGTATCTCGGATAAAATTCTTGGCTCGTCCAGCATCTTCACTAGTCTTATCTTTGACTTGATCACCTGCATCTTTGGTGGCAATCAAATTGTCAATAGGATTAGCCATTGCTACTGGGTTTGAGTAAAATCCACCTTGCCAAACTAAAGCGATCGCTATTAAACAAAATAAAGTTGTAGCTATCCAGCGTTTTACAGTTGAAAGTCCTTTCATAAAATAATTTAGTGTCATAGAAGACAATTTCTATATGATTGAGTATTCTAATTTTTACTAGATTTCATGCATCAGCTAAATCGCTCCCTAGATAGAACTTCTTTTATTCTCAACAGAGTAAAAATAATGAATTTAAATTTCTGGAGTTTCGTTGATTATTCCCCGAGACTGCAATAAACGCTTTCTTTTTTGACGAGCAATTTCTTGTAAATCGACACTGCGATCAGTTTCATCGACAATTTCACCAGTCAATACTTCTAAAACATCTTCTAAAGTTACTACACCAGCAACACCGCCATATTCATCTAAAACTACAGCTAAATGTTCTCTAGTTTCTTGAAAAACTTTGAGTAACTTATCCGCTCTAATTGTTTCTGGAACAAAACGAACTTGACGTGATAAACTTGCGATCGCTTGTTCTTGGTTTCCTTCAATCATTGCAGTTAGTAATTCATCTTTTAATACCAAACCAATTACATTATCAATTGAACTTTCAATGACTAAAATACGAGTGTGTTGAGATTCAATAATGTCTTGTTTACATTCAGCTAAAGTTAAACCACCTTTTAAAAAGGTAATAATAATTCTCGGGGTCATTAAATCTGCTGCGGTTAAATCATTTAACTGAAAAACTCGTTGAATCATCTCTGCTTCATCATCTTCGATAACTCCTTCTTGATAACCAATTCTAGTTAAAAATTTAATTTCTGCCTCATTAGTTGTAGGAAGAACTCTTCCTTTGGTAAAAGGTGCGGTAATATGCTCAACTAACCAAACTAAAGGAGTAAATACAATTGTGATAAATTTAACAGGAATAGCAATCAATAAAGAAATATTTGTCGAATAACGTTCCCCTACAGTTTTAGGAATAATTTCCCCAAAAATAATAATTAAAAAAGTTAAAATTCCAGAAAATAAACCTAACCAGGCATCACCTAAAGCATCTGCTGCTAAAGAACCAATTAAAATACTACCAACAATATTAAAAATATTATTTAAGATAACAATTGTACCAATTGGTCGATTAATTCGATTACGAATTCCGAGAAGAGCTAATGCTGCTGGTTTTTTTGACTGAGCAAGTTGCCGAACTCTAATTAAAGGAACAGACAAAATTGCAGCTTCTGAAGCGGAACAAATTGCCGAACCAGAAATAACTATCACAACCGCAATAATAAGAGTAATAAGCATATAAATTGATTTAACTTATAATTTCAACGATTCCTGTATAACCATTGATTCTAACTCGCTGACCGGTTTGTAAAAGTTGAGTAGCATGAGGAATATCCATCACTGCGGGAATCTTATATTCACGAGCAATAATCGCACCGTGAGAAAGACGACCTCCAACTTCAGCAATTAACCCTCCTACACGAGCAAGTACTGGTGACCAACCAGCATCAGTATACGGTACTACCAAAATGGTTTGTTTATCTACATCAATATTGCTATTGAGACTAGATAAAACTTTAATGTATCCTTCAATTTCTCCTCCACTACCACCAATTCCTTTAAATCTTGGTCGCTCAAGAGAAGAAAGGGAAAAATTATTCAAAACGGTAGAGTCTGGATAGCCGTAGACTAAATAAGGTATCTGGTTTAATTCTCGCTCTTGTTGCCATTTTTGTTGTCTTTGTTCAATCAATTTGAACAATTGTTGATGAGCATCTGAAGATGGTTCTTGAATAAAAGAAATAATTTCGTCAAATTTCAAAAAAAAGATGCTTTCTGGGGTTAAGAGTTTACCTTCTCTAAGCCAAATTTGTTCTAATGCTAAAAAACTCCAACGCAAATGAGCAAGTAATTTATTGTAAATTTCACTAGAGTGATTTTTGAGATTTAATCTTTTTTGAACTGATTTAGTTAACCAAGATTTGGATGTTTTGTGGTTTAAAGATTGAGCTTGTTTTCTTTTTTCAGCATCGAAGAAAAATTGAGTAAAAATTTCTCGGATCGGACGAGGATTTTCTCGCCAACGAGGAACAGCAATATCAGTAGCAACTTCACTCAAGTAACCATATTTTTCTAACCATTGCTCAAATCTAGTTAAGATGCTTTCTCCTTCAGGATTTTCTGCAATTTGAACAAACAGGGAAGCACAAGAATTTAAAGTGATTTTTTCAGCAGCTAATAACTTACGAGTATCGGCAGCTAAACAAGCAAGAGTTCGCATCGACTCTAATTCTGGGGTTTGACGATGATTCAAACTAGTTTCTGAGATTTGGAAGGTTGCTTGTCTGATTGCAAAACTGAGGGGAGCAAGAATACTATAATAAGTAGCCTGGTCAAGGGCTGCTAGTATCTTGTTAATGCGTTCTAAAATGTCTTGAGCAGATAAATCTTTCGCTGGAGTTGTTTCTAACTCTCTGAGAGTAGGCAGAAAAATTTGTTTGCGATCGCGTTGAAAGTCTTTAGCTAAGTTTAATTCTCGTTGTAGTAATCGCCATAATCCAGGAATATTTTTAATAGTAGATTGTAGTGGTGGTTTGGTAAAAGATTCTCCTCTCGTCAAAAATTCTAAGCTTTCGGGTGGTAAACCCATGCGCAGAAAAATTGTTCCCAATAAAGTAACGTTAAAGTAAGCACGGGAAAAATGCAGGGTAGCAGTTTGATTGAAGTCTAAATCTCGAACTGATTTTTGACCTAAAACTAAGGTAAATAATTTTCCCCACACGCCACAAGTAAGAGGTTGATTGATTGACCAAGTTAAAGGGCGAATTACTCCTGGAATTACTTCTGCAGCAATTTTTCTCGTCCAAATCGGTTGAAGAGTTGTGATTGGACGTACTTGCAACAACCAAATTTTTTCGCCATCATAAGTCCATTCTAAGTCTTGAGGAATACCTTGAAACAATTCTTCCATTTCTTGAGCAAGTAAAGCTACCGATTCCAAAATTTCTGTGGGAATAGTTTGCTCTGTGGAACTAGTTGAATTTTCGTGAATAATCTTAATTGAACTATGATTTCTATCTTTATCGATTACCGATAAAGATAAGTCTGGCATGATCACACGATATCTATAAGGAGTCACCTTACCCGAAACTACTTGAGTTGCATCTCCTGGTAAAACTTCGATCGCAACTCCCTCATTGACACTATCAACAGGATCGCGACTAAAAGCAACTCCTGAATAAATACCTTCGATCTGTTTTTGAATTAATACCCCAAGCGAGCGCTCCTGCTGCTGACGAGTACGACGATACTCTCTAGCAGTCGACTCTAAATAAGATACTTGACAATCAAGGATGGCAGTTTTGAGCATTTCTCTATTAGTAATATTCAGAATACTCAGATATTGCCCTGCTGCCGAATCGCTTTGAGTATCTTCTCCTATGGCTGAAGATCTTACTACCAAAGGTTGTTGAACCGATGGCTCTAAATATTTAACAATTTGATTAGGATCATCTCCAGGAAAAAGTACCCAACCATCAGGAACAGAATAACCAAGTTTTTTCAGTAAAGCTAAATTAGCAGCTTTCTGTCCTATTTGAGTAGCATCGAGTTGAACATCTAAAGATTTAAGATTTTTATCACCGCGAAAGAAACGGAACATGGTTTGTGAATTACTAGTTGCTTGAGTTGCAGATAAATCGAGATCATCAGGTATTTGCTGATAAATCCAGGCGAGTAAAGTAGATAAAGCCAAAGTTGTGATGCCATATTCTGGTTGTTCTGGATGACGCAGAGCAATAATGATAGTTAACAGAACTAAGACACTATATTTAGCCGTTGAGCGATTACGATTAATTGTAAAACTGACTCCAGAAATAAAGAAAATTAATCCTGCTGCGATCGCATCATGAACAACTATTCCCCACACTACATTAGTAGTTCCTGCTCCTTTACTTAACCAATAACGTCCCATCACTAAAGCAATTAAGGCAATTATTTCCCAAACTGAATTAACGGGAAAAAACATCCTTGAGAGTAAAATCGCCACAATTCCTTTCGCTGCCTCGGATAAAACCGCCAGTATCCCTGCTAAAGTGCCACCGTGATAAAAGGCTGCTGACACTGACACATTTCCCGTTCCCAATTTTGTTAATTGACGACCGGTTAAAGCGTAAGTAAGCCAATCGATTAGGGGTAATCCTCCTAACAGAGGACAAATGATAAAAATGGCTAAAGAACCCCAAACTTGTACGAGCGTCATGTCAACAAATCAAAGCTCATCTTGCAATTGTAATCATTACTAAACTATGCTTCATTTTCCAAGGCAATATAAATAAAAATTGATGCTTTTAATCACTATTATTGTTAGTGTTGACTCTAATTAGGCGTATTTTGATTATCTTTAGAATTAATTTGTAACGATTAAGTCAGCAGAGCAGGACTAAATTTTGTTGCAATAAACTTATTTCTAACCTTCTTTGTCAAAAAGTTTTTTCTTTTTTTTTGGGATGGTTACTAGTATGTCAATCAAAACTTTTCTTTCCTCAATTCCTAATTTCAGACTAGATGATAAGCCTCAACTAAACTATCTATCAATCTCAATTTTGTTGGAGCTTGACTAAGGAATGAAATTCGTGGGAAGGCTGATCTTGAATATGATGATACCAGATTTTCCCACAGGATAAATGATTAATAAACTGATTAGCAAAACATTTTCGTAAAACGATGCAGGGATCGATGTCAGACTGATAAGCTAAGGATAAATATCAATCAAGCGAACAGTAGAAGGAAGAAAATGTCAAAGCAAAATCGAGCAAGCGTTTTCGTCAGTGGAATGATTGTCGGTAGTGCGATTGGAACGATTGTAGGATTGTTAATCGCACCTCGTACCGGTAAAGAAACCAGAAAAGTTTTAAAAAAATCTGTTGAAGCTCTACCAGATCTGGCAGAAGATTTATCCTCTAGCTTACTATTACAAGCAGATCGACTGTCAGATTCAGCTTTAAGAAATTGGGATGAAACTTTAATTCGCTTAAAAGATGCGATCGCAGCAGGACTGGAAGCAAGTCAGTCAGACATTAAACCAACTCAGAATACTACCGAACTTTCTCAAGAATCGAACTCTTCTTTAACGAAGTCGAAGCAGTCTCAGTCGTGGCAAGGCGGAGTACCTTCGACTGAGAATAATCCTTAAATTTAACTTACCACGCGCAAGCGATGACTGAACCTTTATTTTGGCTTGGACTATCTCTTTTTTTAGTAGCAGTCAGTCTTACTGCTGTTTTAATAGCTGCTTTACCCGCTCTCCAAGAATTAGCTCGTGCTGCCCGTAGTGCAGAAAAACTTTTTGATACTCTCAATCGAGAATTTCCCCCAACTTTAGAAGTTATTCGCCTCACAGGATTAGAAATTAATCAATTAACCGATGAACTAGATCGAGGAGTAGAAACAGCTTCAGCCGTAGTTAAACAAGTAGATCGAGGATTTAACACCACCAAACAACAAGTTCAACAAGTAACCACCAATACTCACCGTTTAGTTACAGGGGTTAAAGCTGCTTGGCAAGCTTGGAAAAATCCTCGTCGTTATTCTGTATCCTCATTGCAACAGTCAACCAACTCAAATCAACTTAACTCAAAACCTTCTAGCCAAACTAAATCTGTTTAACAGAAAAATGTCTTTTTGACTCCGAATTATTAAAATTAAGTAAACAAGTGTTAAGAAATAATAGTATTAATTAAAACTAATTATTTATGAAGGAGTTTATAAACAAACACATTATGCACAAAAGATTGTCACAGAAATTTTTGGTTGTTCTTGGCAGTTGCTTATTAATTTTTTCAACTTGGTTAATTGCTCCTGCTGCCTGGGCAGTTAATAACCCGGAATTATTACCAGATATTGAAACCCCTGTAGTAGATTTAGCCAATTACTTACCTACTCGCCAAGAAGAATCTTTAGTTGAAGATTTAGCAAGTTTTGAGGCTCAAACTGGTTGGAAAATGAGAGTTTTAACTCAATATGACCGTTCGCCAGGACGCGCAGTCAAAAATTATTGGGGTTTAGACGATAAAAGTATTTTGTTAGTGGCAGATGGTAGAGGAGGGAATTTATTAGCTTTTAGTATTGGGGATGCTGTTTATGAGTTATTACCCCGTACTTTTTGGATCGAACTGCAAGCTCGCTTTGGTAATATGTATTTTGTCAGAGAACATGGAGAAAATAACGCGATCGTTGATGCCTTAGAAACCGTACAAGGTTGCTTGACACAAGGCGGTTGTAATGTTGTGCCTGGTTTACCAAGAGAACAATGGATTTTAACTTTAGTTAGTTCTATTTTAGGTGGAGTTATTTTAGGACTAGCAGCAATACCTCGTAAAGAAGGGCAGATGTTTGCTTGGCAATGGGCATTAATTATGTCTCCTCTGTGGGGAATTTTATTTATTGCTTTTGGCATTGGGCCGGTTGTTACTCGTACTGCTGAGTGGTTACCTTTATTTCGGAATATGATGGGTTTTCTTTTAGGTGTGTTAGTTGCTTATTTAACTCCTACCCTTGGCAGAACAACTACTCCAGAAGCTTAAGTTTAATATTTGAGGGCAATCACTAATGATTGCCTAGATAGCGGGGTTCTCAATTTTTAGAGATACGGTCGAAGTATTGATAAAAAGTCAAAAGTAAAAAACTGATAACTGAATAAATTAATGTCTGTTCGTCAGAGTCTTACTTTAAATGAGATTAAAATTTCTTATTTAGAATGGCATCAAGGCAAAGAACCTTTATTACTATTACATGGTCTAGCAGATCATGCCTTAGTTTGGTCAAGCCTAGGAAACGATTTAGCTGCTGATTATCATATTATTGCTCCTGATTTACGAGGTCATGGAGACAGTAGTAAACCAGCAACAGGTTATAGTTCTGAAACAATTATTGCCGATCTAGAAGCCTTGATGGATCATTTGGGTTGGCAAGATGCTCATATACTTGGTCATTCTTGGGGAGGTAAACTAGCAGCAATTTGGGCAACCAAATCACCGCAGAGATTTCGCAGTTTGATTTTGGTTGATCCTTTTTTTATTGATAAGTTACCTAGTTGGTTTAAATTAACCTTTCCTTTATTGTATCGAGTGCTTCCTTTTCTCAAAGGCATAGGCCCTTTTCCTTCTTATCAAGCAGCCGAACAAGTAGCTAAAAAATTAAAACAATATCGTGGTTGGAGTCCGCTACAGCAAGAAGTCTTTCAAGCAAGTGTAGAACAAAAAAGTGATGGTAGCTGGGGTAGTAAATTTACTGTGGCAGCACGCAATCAAATTTTTACGGATGTGATGGAAGTAGCGGGATTAAGTAAAATCTTAGCTATTCCTACTTTATTGATTAGGCCTCAACAAGGATTAAATCGCACTGCTTGGCAGCTTAAACCATACTATAATTATTTATCTAATTTAGAGGTTAAAACTATTGCGGGAAATCATTGGGTATTTTTAGTTAATCCTCAAAAATTTAATCAAACTATAGTTGAATTTCTAAATCAACAACAAAGTTAACCGAGAAAATCATAATAAAATTCAGAACAGCTAAATTATTCTTACTGATTAATTATGTTGAACATTCGGATTGGTAATGGTTACGATCTTCATCGTTTAGTAGCAGAACGACCATTAATTTTAGGTGGTATTGAAATTCCTCATCATCTGGGATTGTTGGGACATAGTGATGCTGATGTTCTTACCCATGCCATTATGGATGCGATGCTAGGAGCATTAAGTTTAGGGGATATTGGTCATTATTTTCCTCCTACAGACCCAAAATGGGCAGGAGCAAATAGTTTAGTTTTATTAGAACAAGTTCATCAATTAATTCAAGCTCAAGGTTGGCAGATTAATAATATTGATTCAGTAATTGTTGCCGAACGTCCCAAATTAAAACCTTATATCAAAGCGATGCGCGATCGCTTGGCTCTTACTCTTCATCTTACTTCAGAACAAATTGGTATCAAAGCCACTACTAATGAAAAATTAGATGCAGTAGGACAAGAAGCTGCTATTTGTGCTTATGCAGTAATTTTACTGAGCAAAACTAATTCTTAAACCAAAGCTAGAAAGAATTGAAGGTGTCATTCTTAATAAATTAAGTTAAGTTTGAATAGCAAAATTGAAATGCACTTAAAAATCGGCTTATGTCAATCTATCCAAAGCTATAATTATCGGCATTTAATTAAATAATTTTGCTTATTTATAATGGTAGCTTAAATTGAATATGCGTGTAGTTCTAGAAATAGGGGATCGTTCATTTACTGCTGAAGATTTAATTCCGCTAATGAAGCAGTATCAAATGTTGCCCAAGCTAGCACAAGAAATTATTATTGATCGGGCTATAGCTAAGATTGAATATTCTGAACAAGAAAAAACTCTAGCTCACAATAAATTTTGTCAACAAAATCAGTTACTGACGGAAGAACAACTGCAAGCTTGGTTAAAACAACAAGACATGACATCAGCCCAACTCGATCAACTGATTGAGAGAAGATTAAAGATAGAAAAATTTAAACAAGACACTTGGGGTAATAAAGTCGAATCTTATTTTATTAAACGAAAATCTCAATTAGACCGAGTTGTTTATTCTTTGATTCGGACTGATAAGGCAGAAGTTGCTCAAGAATTATATTTTAGAATTACTGAAGGAGAAAATACTTTTAGTGAATTAGCAATGGAATTTTCTCTGGGTTCAGAAGCTCAAACTGGTGGTTTAATTGGACCAGTAGAAATTAATGCTCCTCATCCGCAGATTGCTCGCATTCTTTCAACGTCTAAACCTGGTCAGGTCATTCCTCCAACTCGGGTGGGAGAATGGTTAGTCATCATTCGATTAGAAAACTATATCTCTGCGAAACTCGATCAATCAATGAGACAAAGAATGTTGGACGAAATGTTTCGTGAATGGTTAAACGAAGAAATTAATCAAACAGTGTCTTTTCCAGATAACACGCCCAGTGCAGCAATCAGTTAGGCTTTCGCAACTATGAGCTATACCACCACAATTATTGAACAGTTTTTATCGTTTGTTCCTCAATTTAATCAGCTTCCTCAAGAGGCGATCGCATCTTTAGCTAATAAGTTAAAACCGCTACGCTATCGTATGGGTCAAGTCATGATCATGCGAGAAAAAATGCAAGGGCAGGTATTAATTATTTCTGAAGGACAGGCTCGTTTGCTTGGTTATGATCCTCGTACCAAAATGCCGACGACTTTGGAGTTGCTTAAGCCTGGACAAATGATTGGCTGGGTTAATTTGGCAAGAGGTATTCCTTGTGAAACAGCAATGGCATCAACAGAAGTTGTTTGCTTAACCCTAAGTAATCAAGATTTTGTCGAAATTTTAGAACAATATCCCCAACTTAAGCAAGAATTCAGGAATAAACCTGCTAAGGTAGAAGTATTTGAATTATTAGGCAATCAATTAGAACAATACGCCCAAGGAGATTTGGATTTAAAATCCTTAGCTCAAGAAATGGCGCCTGAGACTAAAATTTATGAGCTTCCTCCTGGAGAACATCCTCTTAAAAGTGAAATTACCGCTCCCTTAGAAGACCCCGACTTAATTTGGTTGGTTAGTAGTGGTGCAATTGAAGATTTTCCTGTCGGTAAGCGTCTAGAATTTACCAAGGATCGACAAACTATTAAAATTACGGGAACAAAACCAGCCCGTTTATTAGCAATTCCTAAAGATAAATGGTTTACTAATCAAAAGTCTCAATCAACAGGTTTATTATCTGTCAAATCTTCAACAGTAGCTGACGATGATGAATCGAACTTAGATGATACCAACAGAGAAGAAATTCCTTATGCAGAGGCAGAACTATTAGAAGACTCTGAAATTACAGACTACTATTCCAGTGAAGGCGATCGCACTACGGCAGCAAAAAACTATCCTTTCTATGGTGGTAAAACTCCTCTAGATGTAGGTGTAGCTTGCTTTCAAATGCTGAGTAGGTATTTTAAAATGCCTTTTCGTAAGGAAGTAATTCGCCGTGTCTTAGGAGAACAAATTCAGCGTACGGGTGGCTTATCTCTACCTTTATCTGGGGCAATTGTCGAATTAATGGGTTTAAATGCTCAATTAGTTACAATTCCTGCTACTTCCTTTACTCGCTTGCAAGGTCCTTGTCTAGTTCGTTGGGACAATAGTTTAGCAGTTGTCTATGAAATTAGTGAAAAAGAATTAATCATTGCCGTTCCCGAATTAGGATTACTACGGCGCAAACCAGAGGAATTTTTTGAAACCTGGGGTGATCGCGGTGAAGTTTTACTGCTACAAAAAACTAAAGAAACTCCCCAAGAACGTTTCGGATTAAATTGGTTTTTGCCAGCTTTAACCAAATATAAGCGCATTCTGATTGAAGTTTTTGTGGCTTCTTTCTTTATTCAGTTATTTGCTTTGGCTAATCCTTTGATGATCCAGATCATTATCGATAAAGTAATTAGTCAAAATACAGTAGAAACTCTTAAATATTTAATTTTCTTCTTAATTGTTCTCAATATTTTTGAAGCTGTACTCACT from Stanieria cyanosphaera PCC 7437 encodes:
- a CDS encoding peptidylprolyl isomerase, with protein sequence MRVVLEIGDRSFTAEDLIPLMKQYQMLPKLAQEIIIDRAIAKIEYSEQEKTLAHNKFCQQNQLLTEEQLQAWLKQQDMTSAQLDQLIERRLKIEKFKQDTWGNKVESYFIKRKSQLDRVVYSLIRTDKAEVAQELYFRITEGENTFSELAMEFSLGSEAQTGGLIGPVEINAPHPQIARILSTSKPGQVIPPTRVGEWLVIIRLENYISAKLDQSMRQRMLDEMFREWLNEEINQTVSFPDNTPSAAIS
- a CDS encoding peptidase domain-containing ABC transporter produces the protein MSYTTTIIEQFLSFVPQFNQLPQEAIASLANKLKPLRYRMGQVMIMREKMQGQVLIISEGQARLLGYDPRTKMPTTLELLKPGQMIGWVNLARGIPCETAMASTEVVCLTLSNQDFVEILEQYPQLKQEFRNKPAKVEVFELLGNQLEQYAQGDLDLKSLAQEMAPETKIYELPPGEHPLKSEITAPLEDPDLIWLVSSGAIEDFPVGKRLEFTKDRQTIKITGTKPARLLAIPKDKWFTNQKSQSTGLLSVKSSTVADDDESNLDDTNREEIPYAEAELLEDSEITDYYSSEGDRTTAAKNYPFYGGKTPLDVGVACFQMLSRYFKMPFRKEVIRRVLGEQIQRTGGLSLPLSGAIVELMGLNAQLVTIPATSFTRLQGPCLVRWDNSLAVVYEISEKELIIAVPELGLLRRKPEEFFETWGDRGEVLLLQKTKETPQERFGLNWFLPALTKYKRILIEVFVASFFIQLFALANPLMIQIIIDKVISQNTVETLKYLIFFLIVLNIFEAVLTTLRTYLFVDTTNRIDMSLGSEIIDHLLRLPLRYFEKRPVGEISTRINELERIRQFLTGTALTVVLDSVFSVLYVVVMFLYSPILTFVTLAIIPIFVILTLIFSPTIRQQLRAKAERNAETQSYLVEVLTGIQTVKAQNIELRSRWQWQERYARYISTGFKTVITSTLASSASSFLNNLSRVLIIGVGAYLVLEQKLTLGQLIAFRIIAGYVTSPIMRLAQLWQNFQETALSLERLADIVDHPDEAEQDRTNIPMPAIKGKVRYDNVSFRFKANGPLQLSNVSLEFPAGKFIAIVGESGAGKSTLTKLISRLYEPEMGRILIDGYDIHKVELYSLRRQIGVVPQDTLLFEGSIQENIALTNPDATTEEIIAAAQIAAAHEFIMSLPNGYNTRVGERGSSLSGGQRQRIAIARTVLQQPAILVLDEATSALDYSTEQEVSRNLKESFQGRSVFFITHRLGTIKNADIIVMMDSGSVVEQGTHEELMALKGRYCYLYQQQESSV